From Carya illinoinensis cultivar Pawnee chromosome 5, C.illinoinensisPawnee_v1, whole genome shotgun sequence, one genomic window encodes:
- the LOC122311462 gene encoding rust resistance kinase Lr10-like — MAMMIISYFFLFVVIFILPAHVQGRNECADSRCASHGPAVRSPFRLQDRHPDHCGCRPGFLLSCTDKNQTVLHLPDSVELFVENIDYKSQRIQLYHPHRCFLRDIPHLNLSSSPFQFTPDYTLVDYAFFNCSRKETKEDEYSYTWISCLSGPNHQVHALAYEDSITSFPLPPCRRIYDVRSIPRSLVYSETIYMNWSRTLDEAKGTPSTKLVTAGAVLGSFLVLLVVFALQRLYINDMVEKDYRAKIEKFLEDYRNFQPTRYSYADIKKITNQFAEKLGQGAYGTVFKGKLSNQIHVAVKILNNSSKENGEEFINEVRIMGRIHHVNVVRLVGFCADGFRRALVYEFLSNYSLEKFIFSANVKNRFLGWDKLQDIAIGVAKGIEYLHQGCDHQILHFDIKPHNVLLDDNFNPKISDFGLAKLCSKDQSVVSMTTGRGTMGYIAPEVFSRNFGNVSYKADVYSFGMLLLEIVGGKRNVDVTVESTSKVYFPEWIYNLLEQKEELRVFIEDDGYTKIVEKLAIVGLWCIQWHPMDRPSMKLVVQMLEGEEDKLIMPPNPFASSGPTKVQARKPTTRLGQDLEVIPESD; from the exons ATGGCAATGATGATCATCTCCTACTTCTTCTTGTTTGTGGTAATTTTCATCTTACCCGCCCACGTACAAGGCCGAAATGAGTGTGCTGATTCACGGTGTGCAAGCCACGGCCCAGCCGTCCGATCTCCTTTCCGACTTCAAGACCGACACCCAGACCACTGTGGCTGTCGGCCTGGGTTTCTTCTGTCCTGCACTGATAAAAACCAAACGGTGCTCCACCTACCGGATTCAGTAGAACTGTTTGTCGAAAACATTGACTACAAATCTCAGAGAATCCAATTGTATCATCCACACCGTTGCTTTCTAAGAGATATTCCGCATCTCAATTTATCTTCCTCGCCTTTCCAGTTCACACCAGATTACACTTTAGTTGACTATGCCTTTTTCAATTGTTCCCGTAAAGAAACGAAAGAGGATGAATACAGTTATACCTGGATTTCTTGTCTTAGTGGCCCTAACCACCAAGTTCATGCCTTGGCTTATGAAGATTCCATCACCAGTTTTCCCTTACCCCCTTGTAGAAGGATTTATGACGTTAGATCGATTCCACGTTCTTTGGTATACAGCGAAACTATTTACATGAATTGGTCCAGAACACTAGACGAAGCGAAAG GTACACCATCAACAAAACTAGTCACCGCTG GTGCCGTCTTAGGTTCATTTCTTGTACTACTGGTGGTCTTTGCACTCCAACGTCTCTATATTAATGATATGGTAGAAAAAGATTATCGGGCAAAGATTGAAAAGTTCCTGGAGGATTATAGAAATTTCCAGCCGACGAGATACTCGTATGCTGATATtaaaaagattacaaatcaGTTTGCAGAGAAGTTGGGCCAAGGAGCATACGGTACAGTATTCAAAGGAAAACTTTCCAATCAAATTCATGTTGCCGTGAAGATCCTGAACAACAGTTCCAAGGAAAATGGTGAAGAATTCATAAATGAAGTGAGAATAATGGGTAGAATTCACCATGTTAATGTGGTTCGCCTTGTTGGCTTTTGTGCTGATGGATTTAGGCGAGCCCTAGTTTATGAGTTTTTATCAAATTACTCACTAGAGAAGTTCATATTTTCAGCAAATGTCAAGAACCGTTTTCTTGGATGGGACAAGTTGCAAGATATTGCCATCGGCGTTGCAAAAGGAATTGAATATCTTCACCAAGGATGTGACCACCAAATCCTCCATTTTGACATCAAACCCCACAATGTTTTGCTTGACGATAACTTTAATCCAAAAATTTCTGATTTTGGTCTTGCAAAATTGTGTTCCAAGGATCAGAGTGTAGTATCTATGACTACGGGCAGAGGGACCATGGGGTATATTGCACCTGAAGTGTTTTCTAGAAACTTTGGAAATGTGTCTTATAAAGCagatgtttatagttttggaatGTTGCTACTTGAAATTGTTGGAGGGAAGAGAAATGTTGATGTCACAGTGGAAAGCACTAGCAAGGTCTACTTTCCAGAATGGATTTATAATCTTTTAGAacaaaaagaagagttaagagTCTTTATCGAAGATGATGGATATACTAAAATTGTAGAGAAACTTGCAATTGTCGGACTATGGTGCATACAATGGCACCCAATGGATCGCCCTTCCATGAAACTTGTAGTTCAAATgttggaaggagaagaagataaATTAATCATGCCTCCTAATCCTTTTGCCTCCTCAGGCCCTACAAAAGTTCAAGCACGGAAACCTACCACGCGTTTAGGTCAAGATTTGGAGGTTATCCCCGAATCAGATTAA